A genome region from Musa acuminata AAA Group cultivar baxijiao chromosome BXJ3-5, Cavendish_Baxijiao_AAA, whole genome shotgun sequence includes the following:
- the LOC103985031 gene encoding alpha-1,2-galactosyltransferase gmh3 isoform X2 gives MAPLPPTRWTKHRPTERRIWLPLLLSSFLLAVASLHAVAAFLCRANDLGRRCAPQPAECTAGDVASPRPRIAIVSFSDESEGGGRRSFRGVKAAVEGNKRAYAEQMGYGYVDARNLVDRSRPPNWSKILAVRSQLPLYDWVFWNDAESILQAELEHGDFESSPDLVVTEDFNGVNSGLFFVRRSKWSENFLDAWWNQTSFVQFGSTKSGDNAAMKYLINSLSAEELSVHVHISRMQCLFNSYPWVPSWKSVYRLISSPLVTWQGVYSDGDFMVHLAGLDEKKKWIEVILDQLRASE, from the exons ATGGCACCGCTGCCGCCAACTCGGTGGACCAAGCACCGGCCTACGGAACGGCGGATATGGCTCCCCCTACTcctttcctccttcctcctcgccGTCGCTTCCCTCCACGCCGTCGCCGCGTTTCTCTGCCGCGCCAACGATCTCGGCCGGCGATGCGCGCCGCAGCCCGCGGAATGCACCGCCGGGGATGTGGCGAGCCCGCGTCCGAGGATCGCGATCGTCAGCTTCTCCGACGAGTCCGAAGGCGGGGGACGGCGGTCGTTCCGGGGAGTGAAGGCGGCGGTGGAGGGGAACAAGCGGGCGTACGCGGAGCAGATGGGGTACGGGTACGTCGACGCGCGGAATCTGGTGGATCGCAGCCGCCCGCCCAACTGGAGCAAGATACTGGCCGTCCGATCGCAGCTCCCGCTCTACGACTGGGTCTTCTGGAATGACGCT GAGAGTATTCTGCAAGCCGAACTTGAGCACGGAGACTTCGAGTCATCACCAGACTTGGTGGTGACGGAGGATTTTAATGGAGTTAATTCAG GATTGTTCTTTGTTCGAAGATCCAAATGGAGTGAGAATTTCTTGGACGCATGGTGGAACCAAACATCGTTTGTTCAGTTTGGGTCCACCAAAAGTGGTGACAATGCTGCGATGAAGTACCTCATCAACAGCCTCTCAGCAGAGGAATTGAGTgtccatgttcacatatctcggaTGCAATGCCTGTTCAATTCCTATCCTTGGGTTCCTTCTTGGAAGTCTGTGTATCGATTGATTTCCTCGCCTTTGGTCACTTGGCAAG GAGTGTACTCTGATGGGGACTTCATGGTTCACCTTGCTGGCTTAGACGAGAAGAAGAAATGGATTGAGGTGATACTAGATCAGTTGAGAGCTTCGGAATAG
- the LOC103985031 gene encoding alpha-1,2-galactosyltransferase gmh3 isoform X1: MAPLPPTRWTKHRPTERRIWLPLLLSSFLLAVASLHAVAAFLCRANDLGRRCAPQPAECTAGDVASPRPRIAIVSFSDESEGGGRRSFRGVKAAVEGNKRAYAEQMGYGYVDARNLVDRSRPPNWSKILAVRSQLPLYDWVFWNDADTVVTNPNTSLESILQAELEHGDFESSPDLVVTEDFNGVNSGLFFVRRSKWSENFLDAWWNQTSFVQFGSTKSGDNAAMKYLINSLSAEELSVHVHISRMQCLFNSYPWVPSWKSVYRLISSPLVTWQGVYSDGDFMVHLAGLDEKKKWIEVILDQLRASE, translated from the exons ATGGCACCGCTGCCGCCAACTCGGTGGACCAAGCACCGGCCTACGGAACGGCGGATATGGCTCCCCCTACTcctttcctccttcctcctcgccGTCGCTTCCCTCCACGCCGTCGCCGCGTTTCTCTGCCGCGCCAACGATCTCGGCCGGCGATGCGCGCCGCAGCCCGCGGAATGCACCGCCGGGGATGTGGCGAGCCCGCGTCCGAGGATCGCGATCGTCAGCTTCTCCGACGAGTCCGAAGGCGGGGGACGGCGGTCGTTCCGGGGAGTGAAGGCGGCGGTGGAGGGGAACAAGCGGGCGTACGCGGAGCAGATGGGGTACGGGTACGTCGACGCGCGGAATCTGGTGGATCGCAGCCGCCCGCCCAACTGGAGCAAGATACTGGCCGTCCGATCGCAGCTCCCGCTCTACGACTGGGTCTTCTGGAATGACGCT GACACGGTGGTGACGAATCCCAATACATCGTTG GAGAGTATTCTGCAAGCCGAACTTGAGCACGGAGACTTCGAGTCATCACCAGACTTGGTGGTGACGGAGGATTTTAATGGAGTTAATTCAG GATTGTTCTTTGTTCGAAGATCCAAATGGAGTGAGAATTTCTTGGACGCATGGTGGAACCAAACATCGTTTGTTCAGTTTGGGTCCACCAAAAGTGGTGACAATGCTGCGATGAAGTACCTCATCAACAGCCTCTCAGCAGAGGAATTGAGTgtccatgttcacatatctcggaTGCAATGCCTGTTCAATTCCTATCCTTGGGTTCCTTCTTGGAAGTCTGTGTATCGATTGATTTCCTCGCCTTTGGTCACTTGGCAAG GAGTGTACTCTGATGGGGACTTCATGGTTCACCTTGCTGGCTTAGACGAGAAGAAGAAATGGATTGAGGTGATACTAGATCAGTTGAGAGCTTCGGAATAG